Genomic DNA from Orcinus orca chromosome 6, mOrcOrc1.1, whole genome shotgun sequence:
aaattataaagtaatactcaaaactaatttttattaagaatttgaGGTTAAAGTTACATCTACACTTAGGAAGGttttcataaaactaaaaagccTGAAGATCATAAAGATGTAACTTAACATTTATGAGACTAGGtgcaaaacattattttaaattttcagctGGCTTTATTTTACTACATGCTTCCTTTTTGCATCAATAGAAAATGAAACTTCAACCCAGTCCAACCAAAACAATAAACAAGTACTTATTATAATAAGATCTTATTGTAagtttatttatcattatttgatATTGCATACAATGTGGAAGTTCTATTTCTGAATATAAAATTCTGTGTAAAGAAAAATGCTTCCCCtcccaaaagaatttttttgacattttttaaactgGAAGACACAGCAAACTacaaaagcagaaaatgaattaatgaaaacatatgaaCAAAGAACATAAGTCTTCTTAAATGTCAGGTTGACCCCACAGTAATAACAGATCAGGAGTAACTCAAAGAATCCACTAATGAACACGACTGCAATTAAATCCTCAAATAGGCGCCAATCTGAATTATAACATCTGCTTTTTCTAAACATGTCTGGAatgtatgtttaacattttgtcCTTCTAGCTATTTTCCAAACtctaaaaatttggaaaacatcaATCTCCAAATCAACAAAAACAGCAATATTGAAAGATGGTCTTTGACAGGATGTAATGGCCTCGATTTCTTCAAGAACTGAATGTGGAAGTAAACAACATAAGAAAGGGATGTTATGTTAGAACAGTGGTGCAGCTTTTTAGACAGATAAAAGAATCCATGAAGTCTTCTTAATGTTTCGAGAAGCCACAactaaatttttatgtttaactaTAAACAGGCTGCACAAAGCTAACTAAAAtacttctttctttgcttttgggTATAATTATATCAATTTAGTGTAGCAACATTAACTTTCTCAAGTTAATCAAAAGTTCCTATTGGAACTTAAAAGTTTGActaatacaaaaatagaaaaaagattaCTCAAGCACTTTATTTGGGATACAAAGTCATTCTAACACAGGTGGTGGGAGGAAAGTAGGAATTAAAAAGAAGGGGCCTAGCTAAGGGGAGAGTAGGAATTAAAAGGGAACTAggtagttattttaaaaacaaaaaaagagggtgGGAATCATGAAATTAGATCTACTTTATGTCAGTGATTACTTGAGGCTATTTTGATGTCAAGGTTCTATCTGCCGGTATCTTAAACTGTTCTGTGATTCCAAGGATGGAAATGACAGCTACCCCCATCTTCTTCCTTCCTGAAAGCTAAGAACAGAGAAAAGTAGAGCTGCTTCTGAGAAACAAAGATGCTTTCTACCATTCTTCTAAGATGGTGGAAGAGTCTCCTTAAGAGGCTTCcccaagaaggaaaaatgaaggagggaaagaaaaccaTAGCAGAATTCCCTGGCTGTTTCAACGCCATTGCTCCGTcacaaccactgtgcaaccactCTGGTCCGGCCCTCTCCCTCCCAGGAGGTTAAGCCCTCCCAGGGCATTGTTTAGCCAGGGTCCCTATTTACCACTCAGATCGCCTCCACCATTCCTGCTTTAGGATCTCGGGAAGCCCCAGGGCAGAAAGCCGAAAAGCCAGGAGAGGACTTGGTTTCGAGGACCTCCTCCAACCCCACTCTTACTAACTGGTgtagaaaagggagagggaagccTGGTCTTTGCTTGCATGGGTTCCTTAGGGGCAGAAGCGTCCCCTCGGCCGGTGTCGACCGGAGGTGGCCATTAGCGCCGAGCGCTTGGTACTGAAAAAGCCCTACCGGGGCGAGGGGCCTCCTCCGGCCCGAGACTCCGGGCCCGGTCCGGGTGTCAGGTGCGGCCCTCGGTTTCCTACCCTCGGGGCACCGGCGACGACACCGCACAGACCCCGGGCTGAGACCGGTCACCCGCTCGACCGCCGGGGACCTGGGACCCAGGCTGGCCCCGAGCCGCATCGTGCCCGCCCCCGCCCTACCTGAGGGGGACCGGGCGGGGTCGCTAAGGGCCGCTCCCGGGAGCCCCGCGACCGCGCGGCTCGGCGACGGAGGCGCCTCGTCTCGCCGGGGCAGAGCTCGGCGGCGGCTTCACGGCCTCAAACTCCATCGGGAGGTACAGGGACAGCCCCGTTGGCGGCGGCGGAGGCCGCGACGGGGCTTCCTCCTccctccgcctccgcctccttctccttctcctcctcctcaccAAGGAGGCGGACCTGGAGGGATTCCGACCTAGTTCTCGCGAGAAGATACTCCCCACCTCACGCGAGATCACGCCTGACCGGGagctggggaggtggaagggaagcGTAGTAGCCCCCGCCCCCTGGACTGCGCATCAGTTTTCCTCGGGTCTACAGAACCACCCCTTCACGTGACTAGGGAGCTCTGGAGCACTGTGGGAGGTGCTGTTAGGAGGCCTGGGCAAGCCGAAGAGCTTGATGGGAAACTCCCTGTACATTCATATGCGCCTCGAGCCAGCCTCCTAGACACTGGTTTGAGCCAGTGTCTGACTCCCACTGTGGAAGGCGTGGTATGGATTGAGCATAATCTGAGGCATCTGTATTATATTGTACTCACTCTCCCATAATTAAATGCTGACAGGTTCCCTCAGTCTCTCAACATAGGGGCCAAGCaatctccctattttattttaaaaaaaatttgtttgccTGGCACTAACGCCTTATCTCTttgttaaagagagaattctgggCTCTTCAGAAGATGGCAGAGATAAAAATTCAGTCACAAATTCTGGCGTcaatatctcaataaatatttgttgaaggattTCTTTTCATAGTAAACTGCAAGGtagaatttattgtttttatagatgaagaagcagGCTGGGAAGAGGGATCAGGGAAATACATTAGTGGACTATATTACGTGCCAGGTCCTGAGTTAcgtaataaaatttttaattttactattttgtttCACATGCTCATCAAAATAATCCTAAAAGGCAGATACTATGTACTCTGTTACTGATGAGATACTGAAAAGCACAGGTTAAGAAAATGGCCATGAATTTTAATTAAACAAGTCACTTTCCAATGTGAAACCAGATGTCCAACAAGAGCGTTTATGGAAGTAAACCCACCACAAATTAGAAGACATATGGAAAAGTAGTTTATAAACTATaatgactttaaatatatatatacatatggttaTTACTACCCAGATGGCAGGAAAacatcagtgtttttaaaaaaaatattcatagGCCACATCAAAGATTTTCTTACATGCATTTTTATCCCTTTCAGTCACTTCTCTTTATGAAATATATGCCAACCCAATAGAAAGGTTCCCAACAATGATTCATTTGGTTCACTGTTTTCCATTCAACTAGATAGCGatggatatatacatatcttttttccattccaCTGGACAGTGGTATGTGATAATGTGATAAGATTTTTCAAAGGTGACCTGATCACACTTAAAATTTCAATTCcaattctccttccctccctgctttattttctccaaCTCCGTTTTCAAAATCTGACAGTACATTGGTTTTACTTGCTTACTGTCTGTCTCGCTCCAGTACAACACAAGTTTCTTGAGAGTAGGGATACCTAACTTATAATACAGGTATATATTGTAAagactctgtaaatatttgttgaatgaatgattaaatgaatagCCAGGAAAAAtagtttcctttaaaattcaCAGATTAGACAAAAGACAAAACTCTCCATTCCCATCTccactttattatttcttatgtaaACATATAGGATAGTTACATCCAGGGAAAAATGGCAAGGATTTTCTCTTACACCAAAGTAACAACTGTCTTTCCAAGATCCTTTATACATAAATCCAGTAAATGAAGAGGCTGAACCAAAACATGCTGCATATTTTTCCCATCATATCAGAAACACAAAGAACTAAAAGTGAATGTTTTCAGTGAATAAATTCAACACTTTACTTTGCCatacctgcattttaaaaaaagatttcattttccTGAAATTGTTTAGAAACATCATGCAAACAGACACTCTCCTAGGAATGATTTGAGATCCCTCTGTGCTACCGAAcaggaataaataataataaataacaaccATCACTTTCACAAAACACCCCTTCCCCCTaagcaaaaatctcaaagtgcTTACAAAAAATTTCACGAGAATCTTACAAGGCACACATAAAGCATAAACATAGTACAACCATAATTTTTTCAAACATCAAAGATAGATAccaatttctaaaagaaatagtTTATTACTATTCTTTTACTCTCCCCTCCcatttccatccctcccccacaaaaTTTCATCCTaggaagcaaaaataagaaaagtactTCAATCACAAACTATTTCTGAAAGGGAAGTGTTCTCATGCCTACAAATGGCCAATCATAGGtcaaatgggaaagaaaattgaGCGCTGTGCTATCAAATTCTCCAGTGGAAGAAAAACACTCTTTAATTTAGAAAAGTTCTGTCTCCAATGGAGTACTAAATAGCAACATTCATAAAGACACAAAACTCTCCTGACTTGCTTTTCCCTCTGTTCTTAGAAACTCaggaagatttaaatataaaatcatagaattttagacCTGGAAATGATCTTACAAATTATCAAGATCAAAGttgttattttacatataaatttaagaaaagctcAAGGAGAGGTGACCTACCCAATGTCACTAACTAGTGACCTGGGAATTATGAAGTTGTTTTTCTTATCTAACACTAGAGCTGGATTACTTAAAATCTCTCCCAGagttaaaaatctataaagaacatatttttcacagaagtatcacaaaaaagatatttaacatttataacaATCAACATGTGATTCATCACAAAATTCATTAAATGGTACAaagtatattacattttaaaatgtggaaggGCTTCCACAGAAACTAAACGTAGCAGAAATTCTAAATAAAGCTGAGGTGAGTAGAGGAGGAACAGAACATCTTGAAATAAGATGTATCCAGTCAGGCTTCTTTACAAATAGTTCCTGTGTTTTAGAAAATATGATTTTCCCTGCACTATATTTTAATCTTGTTATAACAACAAAAAGTTTTGTGTTATATGTGGACAGGGATATTAGAGAGCAATGGCTCATAACACAATTTGAAATATTGCTCTCAGTGAAATAACTACACTGTCATGGTTTTGCTTTTGGCACATTTCTGGAAATACAGAATAAAACTCTAGGGAGGGCTTCTTTCTAGGGTAAATTTGTGCTGTGCCGTACCCTGCTACCCTTCCTGTTGGTGTGGGACTCTCTAGGGATCTAAAATCCCAGCACCTGGCCCTCCGCCCCAAGTAAATCCGGATGTGGCCATTACCGGTCAGATTTATTCCAGGCCTGAGTGcattcttcttctcttctcataTATTGGAAAGTTTATTTGCCTGCAGGATCtcggttccctgaccagggactgaacctaggccacagcagcgagagcccagaatcctaaccactaggccaccagggaactcctgggcGAGCGTGATCTGAAGCAAAGTGTGGGAAACCTCACCTGTCGGTCTCTGTGGGAGATGACTGTGCAGAATCCCTCCTGTGAGTGTCGGCAGCAGTCTATTCCACGTAGTGAGGTCGCCCATGTGTGCATGGTTGTGGCACAGGAAGAGGGTATGCTGATTCCAAGCATTAAACAGTACCTTTGAAACTTTCAAGATTGGCTTCAACAGCCTAAGGAAGATGCCTGGAAGAGGAAAGAACTGGAGTCTGGGATCGCTCTTTCTCAGGAACGGTTGACCTTTGAGGAGGTGGCTATAAAATTCACTCAGGAGGAGTGGGAATACCTGGACCCTGCTCAGAGGGCCTTGTACAGGGACATGATGGTGGAGACCTATAGGTCTTCTCTGAAGAAGATCTTCACGAGGAAGACCTTGCTAAATTGATCGAGCTCTGGGGAAATCAGGGACAAGCAGTCAAGAGAGCGGAGCCAGATGAAGGAGCGCCTGGCGGCCCTCTCTACTCACGTtacagagctggaggaaatcTGTACACGGCCAGAGAAGACCTCATTAAATCTGAGGAAATGAACACGAAATTGAAAGGAGATGTCCCTGAAACTGAGGCTAAAAACTGCCAGTTGCAAGAACGCCTGCAGCTGGCACAGCAGGAGCTGCAGCAGACCCTGCAGATAGCAGAGGTGCTCCCCAAGGTGGAGGCAGAGCTGGCCCAGAGTGTGGCTGCACTCTCCAAggcaaggcagagagaaaatgaatgaagaacaTAATGTTTATGGGACACTGTTGACAAGCTTCTTTCAGAATCTAACAAGAGGCTTCAGCTTCATCTTAAAGAGAGAACAGCTACTCTAGCAAAGAAGTCTCTCCTACTAGAAGTTGAGAATGCAAAAATGCAGTTAGAAGAAATGCAACATGGTAAGGATCAGCTAAGACTAAACCTGGAAGCCCTGAAAGCTTAACTGGACCAGACAAGGCTGAGAGGAGCTCCATCACCAAGGCCGACCCCACTTGGGCAGTGTCCCAGATGTCAGGTTCCCCGTGGCAGATGGGCCTGCAGACTCCTTCAGCAGCAGCGTGGTGTGGCTGCATCCCCAGAAAGGCTGGCTGCCAGGGCTGAGTGAGGAGACTTCCAGGCCACCAGCTTCCCGAGAAGCGGTACAAGATGACAAAATGACCATAAAATGTGGAACCTCGGCCCCCTCCTCCCCGTTGTCCCTTCGGCTGGACCAGATGCACAAGGGGGTGCTGCACACAGCCAGCCCCGAGAACACCAGGGATGTGCACAACTCAAAAGGTTTGCAGGATGGCCCCGTGAGCAACCCCAGCAGTAGTAACAGCAGCCAGGACTCGCTGCCCAAAGCCCCCAGGAAGAAGGTCATCAAGTCCTCTATCAGCTCCTTGTCTGACAAGAAAGAAAAGGGCCAACCTGGACATCTTGGCAAGGAATCGTGATAAGGTGGTAATGCAGAGACAGAAAACTCATCTCAAGATGCCTTGGGACTCAGCAAATTGGGAGGACAGGCTGAAAAAAATCGTAAACTTCCAAAAAACAAATGATCCCATATCCAACCACTGCCCGACAGCGACCACTTGGAGACCCAAGTTCCCAACCACTGAGTTGCTTGAGCCTCATGAGCACGACATGTGAGAAACCTGCTGgcaaaaacaactttttattaaaaTCGTTTTCAACTTGTTAGGAGGAAACATAAGTGGCCCACAGAACTGTACGCTTTTATCTTAAACCTGTTCAAGACAGGAACTTAAAATGAGCATTTTAATGGTACAGGGAAgcaccctcccctgccctggccctggtGCTCCCTGTGCAGACAATTTTTATTTACGAGTGACTGGAAAACAGTGACTAAAAGAAGTAGGAGGTATATAATTCTCACCTAACAGGAAGTCCAGAGGGTGCAGTGGGGTGTGATGGATCCTCTGCCCCTTCTACCTCCATGACCACTTAATCTTTAGTGTCCTTACAGCAACTCTagcattgtgcatttttttcagtcaatatcctcataaaaagaaaaataaaatgtttttttgctttctctttttattatatctctatgagatgatggatcCTTACTAAATTTATTGCACTAAGTAtttcaatatatgtaagtcagaacattatgctatacaccttaaGCTCATAAAGTGATGTATGTCAAGTACATCTCATAAAACTGAGGGGGAAAAGGCAAATAGAACActtcaggaaaaatgaaaaaagaaaactctagggAGGGTTATAAAAATTGCattaatgtaaatgaaaaaagTTATTAAGAGGATACTAATAGCTACCCATATTTAAACTGCTCATCTAGTGACAGTAAGAAAACTAATATATACTGCCAATTCaacacagaaaaaggaatgaactactgatgcaCACAGGAACATGGATGAgtctcaaaggcattatgctgagtgaaaaaagcataCCAAAAGGGAACATGCTACAgatttccctggtagtccagtgggtaagactccgtgctcccaatgcaaggggcctgggttcgctccctggtcagggaactagatcccacatgcatgctgcaaccaagaagtctgcatgccgcaactaaaagatcccgtgtgctggaactaagacccagtgcagccaaaagaaagaaataaatcataatttttttttaataaagaggaACATACTATAAGGTTCCATTTATGATAtttcagaaaaggcaaaattatagtgATGGAGAACTGTTGCCTGGGTTTAGTGCTAGGATGAGGAGCTGACTACAAAGGGGAAGCATAAAGGAGTTTTGGAgggtgatggaatgttctgtatcctAATTGCAGTGGTGGTTGCATAAATCTgtacatatgtaaaaattcatagaactgtacaccaaaaacaaaggtCAATTTTACTGTACGTtaaccaacaaataaaataaatttcaaaaaggaaacagaaaaaatatcttaGAGCTTCATGCCAATGGTATAATTCTACTGGCcacaaaattattaaatgtaaccgtattaaataaaatcaagaaacCTAGGCCCAATTaatcatttctaaaatatgtatacTAACAACTCATGGAAATATTATTGTAAGGAATATTAGCTTATGTATAAGGAAAGTCTGCTACTTCCAAATGAATTTGAATTGTGTTCCTTTATGGTTTAAAACAATAGATACCTTGGTGTTTAGTTTGGAATCCAATagagttggttaaaaaaaaattcaccagtcCTGTTTTTAAAATCACTAATAATGGGTAatagcatgttttaaaatttattttctcttcccatTATCCTAATTTATTGAAGTTATGGTATggttggattttacacttatatCAATTACCTAGAGACTCAAAGTCAGAATCTGGAAATAATGCTGGTCCTCTGTCACTAGAATCAAGAATATTTAAGAGGAACACTATTTCTCTAGGTAAACCACTGGGACTTATATATAATGTATGAGATGAGACAGCATCCTCTCAGCTTTAACATGTCTCCCACACTTTGGAACTGGTAGTACAAGTTCAGAAAGAATAACTTGTGTAGGTAGACCAAAAATAAGACCCAAAGATAGGGTTGGAAATGCAATATTACAAATGCTGCATTTCTATAGAAAGACTTGCCTAACAGAATGATGTAAGGCTTACATAGCAAGGTGTGATTCTAATTATAGTCGATTTTGCCTTTCCAGATCATGCCTGGGTAGTTTTTCGCCACTGCTTCTGCCATGGACAGATGTTAAGTGCTTTTTGAGAGCAGATTTGTGCTTGAAATCCATGTCACAACAGTGGCATTTGTATGGCCGATCCCCACTGTGTATGTTCAAGTGGTCTTGAAGTGTGCTTTTAGCAGTAAATGTCTTCAGGCATACAGTACACTGAAAGGGCCGTATGCCCATGTGCCCTCGAATGTGCcggttgagatttttcttttgtgtaaacGTTTTCCCACACTGTAAGCATAAGAACAGTTTATGCATCTTAAGGTGGCGCAGATAGTTTTCAACGTGAAGAAACCCCCGAGGGCACCGGGGGCACTGGTGCCTCAGGGAAAAAGCATCCTCTAGATTCTGAATCTCATTCACTGTACCATGACTTCCTTCAGTATTCTCACAAAATAAGCCCTGATCTTGATTCCCAGGAACTTCTGCCACTCTGCTCTCAACTGTAGAATTGATCAGTGAATGCTGTGTTTCCGAGAAATACATGCTTGCTTTTGAAGAGGTACAAGGCTGTGATAACTTCCCACTTTCTACATCCCCAGTACTGATAGATTCCACATGGAGGATACGAATTTCATTGTCTTTAAAACCTATGTCTACTGAAGACAGCTCTGGtgacttcatttcctttctttctgatgTCAAGCTCTCTACTGCAGACTGTAAAGcattgctttcttcttctttaacaTGGAAATCTATGTCCACAGGACTATCCTCTGAAATTTCAATGATCTCACAGTCTTTATctgaattttcttcttcattcttaaCATCTGGATCAGAGGATTGACACAGGTCAGCATGTTGATTGTTATTTTTCATAGTAAGATCAATTTCCAGATATTTTGACAAAGCTTCTGTGCACTTTTCCACAATGTGAACCATCTGAAGGTAACTAGCAGCAGTCAAGTATTTCAAAAGCTCTTTCCTTTTAACTTCAAGTGCTCCAGTGTAGCAAGAGAGCAACAATTTTCTGCCAACTTCTGCACTCTGCAAGATGGTGATTCTGACATGTTTTGACTGCGTGAGTAAAAACTGATCTCTCATAAAAGTGGAGCAAGCAGCTAAAATCACCTTGTGCCCCTGGAACTCAGTGTCATTAATATAAATTGACACATCACAAAATAAATTCTGCTGTCTCAAGAGATTCATTTTCTGCAAGACTACATCTC
This window encodes:
- the ZBTB6 gene encoding zinc finger and BTB domain-containing protein 6 isoform X2, giving the protein MAAESDVLHFQFEQQGDVVLQKMNLLRQQNLFCDVSIYINDTEFQGHKVILAACSTFMRDQFLLTQSKHVRITILQSAEVGRKLLLSCYTGALEVKRKELLKYLTAASYLQMVHIVEKCTEALSKYLEIDLTMKNNNQHADLCQSSDPDVKNEEENSDKDCEIIEISEDSPVDIDFHVKEEESNALQSAVESLTSERKEMKSPELSSVDIGFKDNEIRILHVESISTGDVESGKLSQPCTSSKASMYFSETQHSLINSTVESRVAEVPGNQDQGLFCENTEGSHGTVNEIQNLEDAFSLRHQCPRCPRGFLHVENYLRHLKMHKLFLCLQCGKTFTQKKNLNRHIRGHMGIRPFQCTVCLKTFTAKSTLQDHLNIHSGDRPYKCHCCDMDFKHKSALKKHLTSVHGRSSGEKLPRHDLERQNRL
- the ZBTB6 gene encoding zinc finger and BTB domain-containing protein 6 isoform X1, with amino-acid sequence MWRTGGSSRPPVIVTMAAESDVLHFQFEQQGDVVLQKMNLLRQQNLFCDVSIYINDTEFQGHKVILAACSTFMRDQFLLTQSKHVRITILQSAEVGRKLLLSCYTGALEVKRKELLKYLTAASYLQMVHIVEKCTEALSKYLEIDLTMKNNNQHADLCQSSDPDVKNEEENSDKDCEIIEISEDSPVDIDFHVKEEESNALQSAVESLTSERKEMKSPELSSVDIGFKDNEIRILHVESISTGDVESGKLSQPCTSSKASMYFSETQHSLINSTVESRVAEVPGNQDQGLFCENTEGSHGTVNEIQNLEDAFSLRHQCPRCPRGFLHVENYLRHLKMHKLFLCLQCGKTFTQKKNLNRHIRGHMGIRPFQCTVCLKTFTAKSTLQDHLNIHSGDRPYKCHCCDMDFKHKSALKKHLTSVHGRSSGEKLPRHDLERQNRL